One genomic segment of Mycolicibacterium psychrotolerans includes these proteins:
- a CDS encoding ROK family transcriptional regulator: MVSPQSGRLRWHSAAELLGVVRAEPGITRAAAAAHLGIGSGGASELIARMRAVRLLDEAPAPARGRGRPTTVLGGHDEGPLVLAAELRAADWRLALAGVDGRPDVVAHHEYRGDLDDALGRLASAIGTAYRRNANRLTAVSVSVAGTVSDARLVQFTPRGRRDVDLTVLIAKIPRRAGVSVLVGNDATLAGLAEARTGAARAATTALFLMVAKGVGGALVVHGEPVSGAHGAAGEYGHIPFGDPALVCPCGARGCWDLTVDGRAMARHLGADEPADPVDYLHGLSERRDAETRRAFRKVAASLGRGTGALVNLHDPQVVTLGGVAALLRAHATEEFEAAYRDALMAFRKESPPPVRDAQHGEDGPLHGAVIRALDHITTPDALAAWAARQRA; this comes from the coding sequence GGTGGCACAGTGCCGCCGAGCTTCTCGGGGTCGTGCGCGCCGAGCCGGGCATCACCCGGGCCGCGGCTGCCGCGCATCTCGGAATCGGCAGCGGCGGGGCCAGCGAACTGATCGCCCGGATGCGCGCCGTCCGGCTGCTCGACGAGGCGCCTGCTCCGGCGCGGGGTCGGGGCCGGCCGACCACGGTGCTCGGCGGCCATGACGAGGGCCCGCTCGTCCTGGCCGCGGAACTGCGCGCCGCGGACTGGCGGCTGGCGCTGGCCGGTGTGGACGGCAGGCCCGACGTGGTGGCGCACCACGAATACCGGGGCGACCTCGATGACGCGCTCGGACGGCTGGCAAGCGCGATCGGCACCGCCTATCGCCGCAATGCGAACCGGCTGACGGCGGTCTCGGTGTCGGTGGCGGGAACGGTCAGCGATGCCCGGCTGGTGCAGTTCACCCCGCGCGGCCGCCGCGACGTCGACCTGACGGTGCTGATTGCGAAAATCCCGCGCCGCGCCGGGGTTTCGGTCCTGGTCGGCAACGACGCCACGCTGGCGGGGCTCGCGGAGGCGCGCACCGGTGCCGCCCGCGCCGCGACGACCGCGCTGTTTCTGATGGTGGCCAAGGGTGTCGGTGGGGCTCTGGTGGTGCACGGTGAACCGGTGTCCGGAGCGCACGGCGCGGCGGGGGAGTACGGTCACATCCCGTTCGGTGATCCGGCGCTGGTCTGCCCCTGTGGCGCCCGCGGCTGCTGGGATCTCACCGTCGACGGTCGTGCGATGGCGCGTCACCTCGGCGCCGACGAGCCCGCCGACCCAGTCGACTATCTGCACGGGCTCTCCGAGCGTCGGGATGCCGAGACGCGCAGAGCGTTTCGGAAGGTTGCGGCCTCGCTCGGCCGCGGGACCGGAGCGCTGGTGAACCTGCACGATCCTCAGGTGGTGACGCTGGGCGGCGTCGCGGCGCTGCTGCGGGCACACGCCACCGAGGAGTTCGAGGCCGCCTACCGCGACGCGCTGATGGCGTTCCGCAAGGAGTCACCGCCCCCGGTGCGCGACGCCCAGCACGGTGAGGACGGACCACTGCACGGCGCGGTGATCCGGGCGCTCGACCACATCACGACGCCCGACGCGCTGGCCGCGTGGGCGGCGCGGCAACGGGCTTGA
- the dapD gene encoding 2,3,4,5-tetrahydropyridine-2,6-dicarboxylate N-succinyltransferase — MTSAASGASGIGLATLAADGTVLDVWFPAPELGADGVSGGTVRLSVAEVPAELAELAGRDEDRDVETVVVRTVIASLEDKAVDAYDAYLRLHLLSHRLVAPHGLNADGFFGVLTNVAWTNYGPCAIEGFETVRARLRRRGQVTVYGVDKFPRMVDYVMPSGVRIADADRVRLGAHLAPGTTVMHEGFVNYNAGTLGSSMVEGRISAGVVVGDGSDVGGGASIMGTLSGGGTQVISIGKRCLLGANAGLGISLGDDCVIEAGLYVTAGTKVVTGDGQSVKARELSGANKLLFRRNSLTGAVEVVKRDGTGITLNEALHAN, encoded by the coding sequence GTGACTTCAGCAGCTTCTGGCGCTTCCGGTATCGGCCTGGCCACCCTCGCCGCCGACGGGACTGTTCTCGACGTGTGGTTCCCCGCTCCTGAACTGGGCGCGGACGGTGTTTCCGGCGGCACCGTGCGGCTCTCGGTCGCCGAGGTGCCCGCCGAGCTGGCGGAGCTCGCCGGCCGCGACGAGGACCGCGACGTCGAGACCGTCGTGGTCCGCACGGTGATCGCGTCGCTGGAGGACAAGGCCGTCGACGCCTACGACGCGTATCTGCGGCTGCATCTGCTCTCGCACCGGCTGGTGGCGCCGCACGGGCTGAACGCCGACGGATTCTTCGGCGTACTCACCAACGTCGCGTGGACCAACTACGGCCCTTGCGCGATCGAGGGTTTCGAGACGGTGCGCGCCCGGCTGCGCCGGCGCGGCCAGGTCACCGTGTACGGCGTCGACAAGTTCCCCCGGATGGTCGATTACGTGATGCCGTCGGGGGTGCGCATCGCCGACGCCGACCGGGTCCGGCTGGGAGCGCATCTGGCGCCTGGCACCACGGTGATGCACGAGGGCTTCGTCAACTACAACGCCGGCACGCTGGGCAGTTCGATGGTGGAGGGCCGCATCTCGGCCGGTGTCGTCGTCGGCGACGGGTCCGACGTCGGTGGCGGCGCGTCGATCATGGGCACGCTCTCCGGCGGTGGCACGCAGGTGATCTCGATCGGCAAGCGGTGCCTGCTCGGCGCCAATGCGGGCCTGGGCATCTCGCTGGGGGACGACTGCGTGATCGAGGCCGGGCTGTACGTCACCGCAGGCACGAAGGTGGTCACCGGCGACGGTCAGAGCGTGAAGGCCCGGGAGCTCTCCGGCGCGAACAAACTACTCTTCCGCCGCAATTCGCTGACCGGGGCGGTCGAGGTGGTCAAGCGCGACGGCACCGGCATCACGCTGAACGAGGCGCTGCACGCCAACTGA
- a CDS encoding LysR family transcriptional regulator: MTLRQLRYFAVLGQELNYRRAAEKLFITQPALSTAIKQLEHHFGVVLFRRNTREVALTDLGAAWLPQVQQALSGVDAVVDNLVTLSGTRLGVLRVGYLIGTGADLLFRLVRHFEAAYPDVTVEPIEFDFADPTAGLADGTTEVAIIRPPVDLPEHRMLILDSESWVACLPRDHRLAGHHEVSIVELLDDPIVCAPLTAGTWRDYWLAMDVRGNRPPTIAAVAATYEAETTAIARGLGISFTTSSVARFYDRPGIAYVPINDRPPSHTALAWNPGNLTPQADALVRLVQEQWSGGEY; encoded by the coding sequence GTGACGTTGCGCCAACTGCGCTACTTCGCCGTCCTCGGCCAGGAGCTCAACTACCGGCGTGCCGCCGAGAAGTTGTTCATCACCCAGCCCGCCCTGTCCACCGCCATCAAGCAACTCGAGCACCATTTCGGTGTCGTGCTGTTCCGGCGCAACACCCGCGAGGTCGCGCTCACCGATCTGGGCGCCGCCTGGCTGCCGCAGGTGCAGCAGGCCCTGTCCGGTGTCGACGCCGTCGTCGACAATTTGGTCACGCTCTCGGGTACGCGCCTGGGGGTGCTGCGCGTCGGCTACCTCATCGGCACGGGGGCCGACCTGCTGTTCCGGCTGGTGCGGCACTTCGAGGCCGCCTACCCGGACGTCACCGTCGAACCGATCGAATTCGATTTCGCCGACCCGACGGCGGGCCTGGCCGATGGCACCACCGAGGTCGCGATCATCCGGCCGCCGGTCGACCTGCCCGAGCACCGCATGCTGATCCTGGACTCCGAATCGTGGGTGGCCTGCCTACCGCGCGACCACCGGCTCGCCGGTCACCACGAGGTCTCGATCGTCGAACTGCTCGACGACCCGATCGTGTGCGCGCCCCTGACCGCCGGAACCTGGCGCGACTACTGGCTCGCGATGGACGTGCGCGGCAACCGGCCCCCGACGATCGCCGCGGTGGCCGCCACCTACGAGGCCGAGACCACCGCGATCGCCCGCGGGCTGGGCATCAGCTTCACCACCTCGTCGGTGGCCCGGTTCTACGACCGGCCCGGCATCGCCTACGTGCCGATCAACGACAGGCCACCCAGCCACACCGCGCTGGCCTGGAATCCCGGCAACCTGACCCCGCAAGCCGACGCCCTGGTCCGGCTCGTCCAGGAGCAATGGAGCGGAGGCGAGTATTGA
- a CDS encoding APC family permease, with protein sequence MTDAVIRPTHTEQPVPTPNAEDAVLAELGYAQKLDRSVGTLASFAIGFATISATTAVFTGFGAGYFTAGAPFVWTLLLAGAVFALWTFIAADLTAKLPLAGYSYQWISRINGPNLAWFTGFIALLGWVCGMTGVGFILSGYLGGLFGWSMSQSAQILLAIAVVFVCVLINIYGVRFATMVNNIGVSLELVITVGATALIAIIAFSAPENHQPISTLFTGGQSGDKDSYLLAWLAAALGPFFGLIGVESGADVAEETKNARRVVPKTMFYALITSIVIEFLMYVVYVLAIKDAAAVEANSAAPIEEIITQQAGPVVTKIVVAVALTNILACLLANILVATRLTYSMARDNMLPFSHVWRHVSPKSKAPTYAVLGLGCLSTVLLLSALVNEKAFNYIIGIASLLFFFVYILQTIGLIVGYRRGTIPQGEPGTFDLGRFRLPLYVTALVVFLAVAVALLFLPQFTSNKWVFLGIVAVAALWWATGLKARLARGDAGATYAKTHQL encoded by the coding sequence ATGACCGACGCAGTGATCCGACCCACTCATACAGAACAGCCCGTCCCGACGCCGAACGCCGAGGACGCGGTCCTGGCCGAACTGGGCTACGCCCAGAAGCTGGACCGCTCGGTCGGCACCCTGGCGTCCTTCGCCATCGGGTTCGCCACCATCAGCGCCACCACCGCGGTGTTCACCGGCTTCGGCGCCGGCTACTTCACCGCAGGCGCACCGTTCGTCTGGACGCTGCTGCTCGCCGGCGCGGTGTTCGCACTGTGGACGTTCATCGCCGCCGACCTGACCGCCAAACTTCCCCTCGCCGGCTACTCCTATCAATGGATCAGTCGGATCAACGGGCCGAACCTCGCCTGGTTCACCGGGTTCATCGCGCTGTTGGGCTGGGTCTGCGGCATGACCGGCGTCGGCTTCATCCTGTCCGGCTACCTCGGCGGGCTGTTCGGCTGGAGCATGAGCCAGAGCGCGCAGATCCTGCTCGCCATCGCCGTGGTGTTCGTCTGCGTACTCATCAACATCTACGGCGTGCGGTTCGCAACGATGGTCAACAACATCGGCGTCAGCCTCGAACTGGTCATCACCGTCGGCGCCACCGCGCTCATCGCGATCATCGCGTTCTCGGCGCCGGAGAACCACCAGCCGATCTCGACCCTGTTCACCGGCGGGCAGTCCGGCGACAAGGACTCTTACCTGCTGGCGTGGCTCGCCGCGGCGCTGGGGCCGTTCTTCGGCCTGATCGGCGTCGAATCCGGAGCCGACGTCGCCGAGGAGACCAAGAACGCCCGCCGCGTGGTGCCGAAGACCATGTTCTACGCGCTCATCACCTCGATCGTCATCGAATTCCTGATGTACGTGGTCTACGTGCTGGCCATCAAGGATGCCGCTGCGGTCGAAGCCAATTCGGCCGCCCCGATCGAGGAGATCATCACCCAGCAGGCCGGTCCCGTCGTCACCAAGATCGTGGTGGCCGTCGCGCTGACGAACATCCTGGCGTGCCTGCTGGCCAACATCCTGGTGGCCACTCGGCTGACGTACTCGATGGCCCGCGACAACATGCTGCCGTTCTCCCACGTATGGCGCCACGTCTCACCGAAGAGCAAGGCTCCGACGTACGCGGTGCTCGGATTGGGCTGCCTGTCAACGGTTCTGCTGCTCTCGGCGCTGGTCAACGAGAAGGCGTTCAACTACATCATCGGCATCGCGTCGCTGCTGTTCTTCTTCGTCTACATCCTGCAGACCATCGGCCTGATCGTCGGCTACCGGCGCGGCACGATCCCACAGGGTGAGCCCGGCACCTTCGACCTCGGCCGGTTCCGGCTTCCGCTCTACGTGACGGCGCTCGTGGTGTTCCTCGCCGTCGCGGTGGCCCTGCTCTTCCTTCCGCAGTTCACCAGCAACAAGTGGGTGTTCCTCGGCATCGTCGCCGTCGCGGCGCTGTGGTGGGCCACCGGCCTCAAGGCGCGCCTGGCGCGCGGTGACGCCGGCGCGACGTACGCCAAGACCCACCAACTCTGA